One window of the Eucalyptus grandis isolate ANBG69807.140 chromosome 8, ASM1654582v1, whole genome shotgun sequence genome contains the following:
- the LOC104417699 gene encoding long chain acyl-CoA synthetase 7, peroxisomal-like, with product MNQIIGAYYGVAVGFYQGDNMKLMDDLAALRPTIFCSVPRLYNRIYAGITNAVKSSGMLKERLFRVAFNSKKHAILTGRNPSPMWDTLVFNRIKEKLGGRVRFMVSGASPLSSDVADFLRVCFGCQVLEGYGMTETSCVISCMDEGDTLSGHVGSPNPACEIKLVDVPEMNYTSEDQPYPRGEICVRGPIVFQGYYNDEVQTREVIDDDSWLHTGDIGLWLPGGRLKIIDRKKNIFKLAQGEYIAPEKIENVYSKCKFISQCFVYGDSLNSCLVAVVAVDLEVLKEWAASQGIEYEALRQLCNDQRAREAVLAEMDDIGREAELQGFEYVKAVALVLEPFTEENGLLTPTFKIKRSQAKAHFAKVILDMYAELSRSEPSPQKVS from the exons ATGAATCAGATCATTGGAGCATATTATGGGGTTGCTGTCGGTTTTTACCAAGGG GACAACATGAAACTGATGGATGATTTGGCTGCTTTGAGACCGACTATTTTTTGCAGCGTTCCTCGACTGTACAACCGGATATATGCAGG AATAACAAATGCTGTGAAGTCTTCAGGGATGCTAAAGGAGAGACTATTTAGAGTTGCCTTCAATTCGAAGAAGCATGCTATATTGACAG GCCGGAATCCATCACCTATGTGGGACACACTAGTGTTCAATAGAATAAAGGAAAAGCTTGGAGGGCGAGTCCGTTTCATGGTATCTGGTGCTTCGCCATTATCTTCTGATGTTGCGGACTTTTTAAGGGT GTGCTTTGGCTGTCAAGTACTTGAAGGGTATGGTATGACTGAGACATCTTGTGTAATAAGCTGCATGGATGAGGGCGACACCTTATCTGGTCATGTTGGATCTCCGAATCCTGCCTGCG AAATAAAGCTCGTGGACGTTCCTGAAATGAACTATACATCAGAAGATCAACCTTATCCTCGTGGAGAAATCTGTGTCAGGGGGCCCATTGTCTTCCAAGGATACTACAATGATGAAGTTCAAAC GAGAGAGGTAATTGATGATGACTCTTGGTTGCATACGGGAGACATTGGGTTGTGGTTACCAGGAGGCCGCCTTAAGATTATTGATAG GAAGAAGAATATTTTCAAGTTGGCACAAGGTGAATATATAGCACCAGAAAAGATTGAGAACGTGTATTCCAAGTGCAAGTTCATCTCACAGTGTTTTGTGTATG GCGATAGCTTGAACTCTTGCTTAGTGGCGGTTGTTGCTGTGGACCTGGAGGTGCTGAAAGAATGGGCTGCATCGCAAGGCATCGAG TACGAGGCTTTACGACAGCTATGCAATGACCAGCGGGCACGGGAAGCTGTTCTTGCTGAAATGGACGACATTGGCAGAGAAGCGGAG TTGCAAGGCTTCGAATATGTGAAGGCCGTGGCGCTGGTGCTCGAACCATTCACGGAGGAGAACGGACTTCTCACCCCAACATTTAAG ATCAAGAGGTCTCAAGCCAAAGCCCACTTTGCTAAGGTGATATTGGACATGTACGCCGAGCTTTCTAGATCTGAGCCATCTCCTCAGAAGGTCTCCTGA
- the LOC104415557 gene encoding aminopeptidase P2 isoform X2 — translation MIKRRSEFIAECYTRRAYISGFTGSAGTAVVTKDKAALWTDGRYFLQAENQLNSSWILMRAGNLGVPTTSEWLNDVLAPGCRIGIDPFLFSSDAAEELKEAIAKKNHELVLLYNINLVDEVWKERPKPPNKPVRIHDLKFAGLDVASKLSFLRAEFVDAGASAIIISMLDEVAWLLNLRGNDVPNSPVVYAYLLVKTETAELFVDSSKITPEVMDHLKNAGVELRPYDKILSEIENLAKQGRNLWLDTSSVNAAIVNTYKSACDKYLNKKNKARVHDYNGRSAMPSGVYRASPISLAKAVKNDAELQGMRNSHLRDAAALAHFWVWLEEEINRGAKLTEVEVADKLLEFRSKQDGFIDTSFDTISASGANGAVIHYKPEPGSCSVLDVEKLFLLDSGAQYVDGTTDITRTVHFGEPTPRQKECFTRVLQGHIALDQAVFPENTPGFVLDAFARSSLWKIGLDYRHGTFHSLAAWLFKIPMRIHSSAASFSFLVIGTGHGVGAALNVHEGPQSISFRYGNLTSLQKGMVVSNEPGYHEDHAFGIRIENLLSVVEMNTPYHFEGVGYLGFEKLTFVPIQTKMVDSALLSSAEIDWLNDYHAQVWEKVSPLLDGSARQWLWDNTRPLPIE, via the exons ATGATAAAGCGAAGG AGTGAGTTCATTGCTGAATGTTACACAAGGAGGGCCTACATATCAGGTTTTACAGGCAGTGCTGGCACTGCTGTCGTCACCAAGGATAAAGCAGCTTTGTGGACAGATGGACGTTATTTTCTTCAG GCTGAGAATCAGCTAAACTCCAGTTGGATTCTCATGCGGGCTGGTAATCTGGGAGTTCCAACAACTAGTGAATGGCTCAATGACGTTCTGGCTCCCGGATGCAGAATCGGCATTGATCCT tttctcttctcttctgatGCTGCGGAGGAATTAAAGGAGGCTATTGCTAAGAAAAATCATGAGCTGGTTCTCCTCTACAATATAAACTTGGTGGATGAAGTATGGAAAGAAAGGCCAAAGCCTCCAAATAAGCCAGTTAGAATTCATGACCTAAAATTCGCTGGCTTAGATGTGGCATCAAAACTCTCTTTCCTGAGGGCCGAATTTGTTGATGCTGGTGCATCTGCCATCATTATATCAATGCTTGATGAGGTGGCATGGCTATTAAACCTG AGAGGAAATGACGTTCCAAATTCTCCAGTTGTTTATGCCTATTTACTTGTGAAGACTGAGACAGCTGAGTTATTCGTTGATAGTTCCAAAATCACACCAGAAGTGATGGATCATTTGAAAAATGCAGGCGTAGAGTTGAGACCATACGATAAAATTCTGtctgaaatagaaaa TTTGGCAAAACAAGGGAGAAATCTTTGGTTAGACACATCATCAGTAAATGCTGCTATTGTCAACACCTACAAGTCTGCCTGTGATAAGTATCTGAATAAAAAGAATAAGGCAAGGGTGCACGATTATAATGGTCGATCAGCCATGCCATCTGGAGTTTATAGAGCTTCCCCTATCTCTTTGGCCAAGGCAGTGAAAAATGATGCCGAGTTACAGGGAATGCGGAATTCTCATTTAAG GGATGCAGCTGCTCTAGCTCATTTCTGGGTCTGGTTGGAAGAAGAAATTAATAGGGGTGCTAAACTTACAGAAGTAGAAGTTGCAGATAAGCTCCTCGAGTTTCGGTCTAAGCAGGACGGTTTCATTGATACAAGCTTTGACACAATAAGTG CTTCTGGGGCCAATGGTGCAGTCATACATTACAAACCAGAACCAGGCAGTTGCAGTGTTTTGGATGTCGAGAAGCTGTTCCTGCTAGATAGTGGTGCTCAATATGTTGATGGCACAACTGATATAACCAGAACAGTGCATTTTGGGGAACCCACACCACGGCAAAAAGAATGCTTCACCCGAGTTTTGCAG GGCCACATAGCTCTTGATCAAGCTGTTTTTCCTGAAAATACCCCTGGCTTTGTCCTGGATGCATTTGCTCGCTCGTCTCTATGGAAGATCGGCCTCGACTATCGGCATGGTACATTTCATTCCTTAGCTGCTTGGTTATTCAAAATACCTATGAGAATACATTCAAGTGCggcctctttttctttccttgtaaTAGGGACTGGACATGGCGTGGGAGCTGCATTAAATGTTCATGAAGGACCTCAAAGTATTAGTTTCCGTTACGGGAATCTGACCTCCTTACAGAAAGGGATGGTCGTGAGCAACGAACCTGGTTACCATGAAGACCATGCCTTTGGCATTCGTATCGAG AACCTTCTTTCTGTGGTGGAGATGAACACACCATATCACTTTGAAGGGGTCGGATATCTGGGATTTGAGAAACTCACGTTTGTTCCAATTCAG ACTAAAATGGTGGACTCGGCCTTGCTCTCGTCCGCCGAGATCGACTGGCTCAACGACTACCATGCACAAGTCTGGGAAAAG GTTTCGCCGCTGCTAGACGGTTCTGCTCGTCAATGGCTTTGGGACAATACACGACCGCTCCCAATTGAGTGA
- the LOC104415557 gene encoding aminopeptidase P2 isoform X1, protein MHSLRSPALRPLPLSPASNPSRPLRFRLFALSLPLFPSSWRSPSERLARPAAGPRFRVVRSCGSVTAKPSSEIGRRGGGRPEPDEKLRALRELFTRPGIGIDAYIVPSQDAHQSEFIAECYTRRAYISGFTGSAGTAVVTKDKAALWTDGRYFLQAENQLNSSWILMRAGNLGVPTTSEWLNDVLAPGCRIGIDPFLFSSDAAEELKEAIAKKNHELVLLYNINLVDEVWKERPKPPNKPVRIHDLKFAGLDVASKLSFLRAEFVDAGASAIIISMLDEVAWLLNLRGNDVPNSPVVYAYLLVKTETAELFVDSSKITPEVMDHLKNAGVELRPYDKILSEIENLAKQGRNLWLDTSSVNAAIVNTYKSACDKYLNKKNKARVHDYNGRSAMPSGVYRASPISLAKAVKNDAELQGMRNSHLRDAAALAHFWVWLEEEINRGAKLTEVEVADKLLEFRSKQDGFIDTSFDTISASGANGAVIHYKPEPGSCSVLDVEKLFLLDSGAQYVDGTTDITRTVHFGEPTPRQKECFTRVLQGHIALDQAVFPENTPGFVLDAFARSSLWKIGLDYRHGTFHSLAAWLFKIPMRIHSSAASFSFLVIGTGHGVGAALNVHEGPQSISFRYGNLTSLQKGMVVSNEPGYHEDHAFGIRIENLLSVVEMNTPYHFEGVGYLGFEKLTFVPIQTKMVDSALLSSAEIDWLNDYHAQVWEKVSPLLDGSARQWLWDNTRPLPIE, encoded by the exons ATGCACTCCCTCCGGTCGCCGGCGCTGCGGCCCCTCCCTCTCTCGCCGGCCTCGAATCCCTCGCGCCCTCTGCGCTTCCGCCTCTtcgctctctccctccctctgtTCCCGAGCTCCTGGCGGTCTCCTTCCGAGCGCCTCGCGAGACCGGCCGCCGGACCTCGGTTCCGCGTCGTCCGGAGCTGCGGCTCCGTCACCGCGAAGCCGTCTTCGGAGATCGGGAGGCGCGGGGGCGGCCGGCCGGAGCCCGACGAGAAGCTCCGGGCTCTCCGCGAGCTCTTCACGCGGCCTGGGATCGGCATCGATGCGTACATCGTTCCTTCTCAGGACGCTCACCAG AGTGAGTTCATTGCTGAATGTTACACAAGGAGGGCCTACATATCAGGTTTTACAGGCAGTGCTGGCACTGCTGTCGTCACCAAGGATAAAGCAGCTTTGTGGACAGATGGACGTTATTTTCTTCAG GCTGAGAATCAGCTAAACTCCAGTTGGATTCTCATGCGGGCTGGTAATCTGGGAGTTCCAACAACTAGTGAATGGCTCAATGACGTTCTGGCTCCCGGATGCAGAATCGGCATTGATCCT tttctcttctcttctgatGCTGCGGAGGAATTAAAGGAGGCTATTGCTAAGAAAAATCATGAGCTGGTTCTCCTCTACAATATAAACTTGGTGGATGAAGTATGGAAAGAAAGGCCAAAGCCTCCAAATAAGCCAGTTAGAATTCATGACCTAAAATTCGCTGGCTTAGATGTGGCATCAAAACTCTCTTTCCTGAGGGCCGAATTTGTTGATGCTGGTGCATCTGCCATCATTATATCAATGCTTGATGAGGTGGCATGGCTATTAAACCTG AGAGGAAATGACGTTCCAAATTCTCCAGTTGTTTATGCCTATTTACTTGTGAAGACTGAGACAGCTGAGTTATTCGTTGATAGTTCCAAAATCACACCAGAAGTGATGGATCATTTGAAAAATGCAGGCGTAGAGTTGAGACCATACGATAAAATTCTGtctgaaatagaaaa TTTGGCAAAACAAGGGAGAAATCTTTGGTTAGACACATCATCAGTAAATGCTGCTATTGTCAACACCTACAAGTCTGCCTGTGATAAGTATCTGAATAAAAAGAATAAGGCAAGGGTGCACGATTATAATGGTCGATCAGCCATGCCATCTGGAGTTTATAGAGCTTCCCCTATCTCTTTGGCCAAGGCAGTGAAAAATGATGCCGAGTTACAGGGAATGCGGAATTCTCATTTAAG GGATGCAGCTGCTCTAGCTCATTTCTGGGTCTGGTTGGAAGAAGAAATTAATAGGGGTGCTAAACTTACAGAAGTAGAAGTTGCAGATAAGCTCCTCGAGTTTCGGTCTAAGCAGGACGGTTTCATTGATACAAGCTTTGACACAATAAGTG CTTCTGGGGCCAATGGTGCAGTCATACATTACAAACCAGAACCAGGCAGTTGCAGTGTTTTGGATGTCGAGAAGCTGTTCCTGCTAGATAGTGGTGCTCAATATGTTGATGGCACAACTGATATAACCAGAACAGTGCATTTTGGGGAACCCACACCACGGCAAAAAGAATGCTTCACCCGAGTTTTGCAG GGCCACATAGCTCTTGATCAAGCTGTTTTTCCTGAAAATACCCCTGGCTTTGTCCTGGATGCATTTGCTCGCTCGTCTCTATGGAAGATCGGCCTCGACTATCGGCATGGTACATTTCATTCCTTAGCTGCTTGGTTATTCAAAATACCTATGAGAATACATTCAAGTGCggcctctttttctttccttgtaaTAGGGACTGGACATGGCGTGGGAGCTGCATTAAATGTTCATGAAGGACCTCAAAGTATTAGTTTCCGTTACGGGAATCTGACCTCCTTACAGAAAGGGATGGTCGTGAGCAACGAACCTGGTTACCATGAAGACCATGCCTTTGGCATTCGTATCGAG AACCTTCTTTCTGTGGTGGAGATGAACACACCATATCACTTTGAAGGGGTCGGATATCTGGGATTTGAGAAACTCACGTTTGTTCCAATTCAG ACTAAAATGGTGGACTCGGCCTTGCTCTCGTCCGCCGAGATCGACTGGCTCAACGACTACCATGCACAAGTCTGGGAAAAG GTTTCGCCGCTGCTAGACGGTTCTGCTCGTCAATGGCTTTGGGACAATACACGACCGCTCCCAATTGAGTGA
- the LOC120286870 gene encoding glutathione S-transferase zeta class-like, producing MHLVPALVDGDFVVSDSYAILLYLEEKYPQKALLPRDPRLKALNLQAASIISSSIQPLQMLTVLAKFPTLRRIHESYKTLPEYEASSPERQPDAMI from the exons ATGCATTTGGTTCCAGCGTTAGTGGACGGAGATTTCGTGGTTTCAGATTCTTATGCAATTTTGCTG TATTTGGAAGAAAAGTATCCTCAGAAGGCTTTGTTACCTCGTGATCCTCGATTGAAAGCTCTCAACCTCCAg GCTGCAAGTATAATCAGCTCGAGCATACAGCCTCTTCAGATGCTGACTGTGCTG GCCAAGTTCCCTACTTTGAGGAGGATCCATGAATCGTACAAGACTTTGCCTGAATACGAAGCATCATCACCGGAACGTCAACCCGATGCCATGATCTGA